The window AGCCTCTAGCATCTAGCCCCTAATTCTTACCCTGCTTGTCCCATTTCATACTGAGTTTTGTGATATTCCCAAAGCTTACCTTTTAGCTCTAAGAGTTCTTGATATTTACCTTGTTCGACGATGCGTCCTTGTTCTAAAACAACAACTTTATCGGCGTTGGCGATAGTAGAAAGACGATGGGCGATCGCAATTACCGTCCGACCTACAGATAGCTTTTCGATGGATTCTTGAATCAAGCGTTCAGTCACAGAATCTAACGCACTCGTAGCTTCATCTAATATCAAAATTTCTGGGTCGCGTAACAAAGCCCGCGCGATCGCAATTCGTTGGCGTTGTCCACCAGATAATCTTACGCCTCTATCTCCTAATTTGGTGTCAAAGCCTTCTGGCATTTCTTCGATAAATTCTACAGCGTTGGCTAACCGCGCTGCTTCTCGAATATCTGCGGCTGTCGCGCCTGTTGTCCCATAAGCAATATTTTGCCAAACAGAAGTATTGAAGATAAATGTATCTTGACTAACAACGGCAATTTTTTGCCGTAATGAATTGATATCAAATCTTTGGATATCAACTCCATCAATCATCACATGACCTTCTGTGGGGTCGTAAAATCTCGGAATTAAATCAATTAAGGTACTTTTACCAGCACCCGTGGCTCCTACTAAGGCTGTGGTTTTGCCTTTTTCAATACTGAGTGTGACATTATTTAATACTAAATAATTGGGGTCATAACCAAAATCTACAGACACAACATCAATTGAATGTTTTAACCCAATAAATTGAAGTTTGCCATTCTGTAAATAGGTTTTATCATCAGTCCTCATTAAATCTTTAATATTGTCGGCTGCACCTGCTAAGGTACTCAAATGCGCTCTCGTACCATTAATATCCTGCACAATCGGCACTACCCGAAACAGCACAAAGAAAAATGTTAGTAAAGACGCAACTTGCAGTGTGCCATTCACAACAAAAACTGTAAAAGCAAAAATGATCATCCCGATGAGAATTGTACTAGCGATACTTTCTGCTAATGGTCTCACCATTGCCCAAATTAAGATAACTTTTTTGGAACTTTTAAGTA is drawn from Aulosira sp. FACHB-615 and contains these coding sequences:
- the hepA gene encoding heterocyst formation ABC transporter subunit HepA, whose protein sequence is MLVKLNQQLNNIFKATTFWQNNYLILREFKHFRKVAIFALVFSFIAATFEGFSIGFLLSFLQNLTDPNAKPIQTGVEWFDTWILAANSSAINRLYRISLLILLSTWFRAGFNYLAQVYTESTQLYLADRLRKQIFEQLQSLPLSYFAKTRSGELINTITTEIERIKQWFSGTAFLMTRTITATVYFISMFLLSWQLSIASLLLFTLAGVGLSTLNARARESSFSTSIANGHFTSTAIEFINGIRTVQAFGTQNFERQRFYQASDNVLKSSKKVILIWAMVRPLAESIASTILIGMIIFAFTVFVVNGTLQVASLLTFFFVLFRVVPIVQDINGTRAHLSTLAGAADNIKDLMRTDDKTYLQNGKLQFIGLKHSIDVVSVDFGYDPNYLVLNNVTLSIEKGKTTALVGATGAGKSTLIDLIPRFYDPTEGHVMIDGVDIQRFDINSLRQKIAVVSQDTFIFNTSVWQNIAYGTTGATAADIREAARLANAVEFIEEMPEGFDTKLGDRGVRLSGGQRQRIAIARALLRDPEILILDEATSALDSVTERLIQESIEKLSVGRTVIAIAHRLSTIANADKVVVLEQGRIVEQGKYQELLELKGKLWEYHKTQYEMGQAG